In the genome of Gadus chalcogrammus isolate NIFS_2021 chromosome 21, NIFS_Gcha_1.0, whole genome shotgun sequence, one region contains:
- the knstrn gene encoding small kinetochore-associated protein isoform X1 — MSSKIPKAAHPTLEMKEGGNLKPQKENAQRKNAPKVFKGASTRYGQQAELKDQNQLLLVSNEQLQNSLTESQQKVTELGLQFKDLEKENADIQKRLNDCHVLLVAGKIDPVSGDAIAQPSKNQGKEVLNISRDLIKELGNFTDIGTKQLEQLKVFQTAIADLHGEGEHVMQEREDFSLQVLEMEKALEEAEQLLIE, encoded by the exons ATGTCTTCAAAGATCCCCAAAG CTGCACATCCTACTCTCGAAATGAAAGAGGGGGGTAATCTTAAACCTCAAAAGGAGAACGCTCAAAG GAAAAATGCTCCCAAAGTTTTTAAAGG AGCGTCCACTAGATATGGGCAGCAGGCAGAGCTGAAGGACCAGAACCAGCTTTTGTTGGTTTCGAATGAGCAGCTGCAGAACAGTCTCACGGAGTCCCAG cAAAAAGTTACTGAGCTGGGACTGCAGTTCAAAGACCTGGAGAAGGAAAATGCAGATATCCAGAAACGCCTTAATGACTGTCACGTTCTCCTAGTGGCTGGAAAGATAGACCCAG TTTCAGGTGATGCCATTGCCCAACCTTCTAAAAATCAGGGAAAAGAAGTGTTG AACATATCCAGAGACCTTATAAAAGAACTCGGGAACTTCACCGATATCGGCACAAAGCAACTTGAACAACTAAAA gtATTCCAAACGGCCATAGCAGATCTACATGGAGAAGGAGAACATGTCATGCAGGAAAGAGAGGACTTTTCCCTACAGGTTCTGGAAATGGAAAAAGCCCTTGAAGAAGCTGAGCAACTCTTAATTGAATAA
- the LOC130374456 gene encoding F-box only protein 30-like, with the protein MEAPHEHCASCVNLRCTTKPVAGASCDLTACPLACGATFHSCKSAEHRLLCPLERVPCLNSGFGCPITLVRQRMASHLEVCPAGLVCCTMEWNRWPVSSLDYTSQLSRCSSSGGGVEEPEQLDMALALQDQRMLLESLKVVAMAPTRWEPAVARTKVRGAVRMDLPESAPEASASSSCESVHRPSPGLAPPLPPGSAKERIANGIDGLTDEHYGRLYEATLETARSLAAALDVFRAANALECGGGAGGQRGESDARGGKLTNGLDVAEEASAVDGEQERCRCHGCLTTSACHLGTQLPGEPSPGTTGSTARRGQDQEDPNTVPPPPQGNPKEPCVAPYDRPHVVPGIAQRAGHVILEDRGLAVLDARGTEHRPNKPPGFRHVVGPLASAAGRRGPLPDRSHPTSPPSLEDRSVDTSDLEQGAVESTGLGEMDPVAAALLFCLEESRECRRISDKVRVDGRRVDVGTQTFTFPAAILVTNTRVGEMASASACDHAAHQLSCPSPLRTLRLGLALESLEVEVPHGRFLPFQPPYQHTFSFLCGQAFRRDQFSWHSANVHADIHAGLSGWMEHRCPLAYYGCTFSQRRLGPAGQEGRGAARVVHDGRLQSFGVRPCPGTPLLHDGPRSDQLTGLPMEILWHIAGFLDSFSLCQMSVVSRGMRDVCSSLLQTRGVVDLQWERRLGPQGTVCWHVKNKVWRFSTAFSAVTKWRFSDLPSMSDHLRECRFNTPEPQTEPVPLPAMCTARDRQSLRRLLRPVTQCHHVTCPSPHAL; encoded by the exons ATGGAGGCACCCCACGAGCACTGCGCGTCCTGCGTGAACCTGCGGTGCACGACGAAACCCGTAGCGGGCGCTTCCTGTGACCTCACGGCCTGTCCGCTGGCCTGCGGTGCTACGTTCCACTCCTGTAAGAGCGCCGAGCATCGCCTCCTCTGCCCGCTGGAGAGGGTTCCCTGCCTGAACAGCGGCTTCGGCTGCCCCATCACCCTGGTGCGCCAGAGGATGGCCTCCCACCTGGAGGTCTGTCCAGCGGGCCTGGTGTGCTGCACCATGGAGTGGAACAGGTGGCCGGTCAGTAGTCTGGACTACACCTCTCAGCTGAGCCGCTGCAGCAGCAGTGGGGGTGGTGTGGAGGAGCCGGAGCAGCTGGACATGGCGCTCGCCCTGCAGGACCAGCGCATGCTGCTCGAGTCCCTGAAGGTGGTTGCCATGGCGCCCACGAGGTGGGAGCCGGCTGTTGCCAGGACTAAAGTGCGCGGGGCTGTGCGTATGGATCTGCCAGAATCAGCCCCTGAGGCGTCGGCCTCGTCCTCCTGCGAAAGTGTGCATCGGCCCTCGCCGGGcttggctccgcctcttccgcccGGCTCAGCCAAGGAGAGGATAGCCAATGGGATCGACGGTTTAACTGATGAGCACTATGGTCGGCTCTACGAGGCCACGCTGGAGACCGCCAGGAGCCTGGCGGCCGCTCTAGACGTGTTCCGCGCCGCCAACGCCCTCGAGTgcggaggaggggcggggggccagagaggggagagcgacGCCAGGGGAGGAAAGCTAACCAACGGGCTCGACGTGGCCGAAGAGGCCAGCGCCGTCGACGGCGAGCAAGAGCGCTGCCGTTGTCACGGCTGTCTGACCACCAGCGCTTGTCATCTTGGAACGCAGTTGCCAGGTGAGCCGTCGCCGGGGACGACAGGCTCCACAGCACGCCGCGGCCAGGACCAGGAAGACCCAAACacggtcccccctcccccacagggGAATCCTAAGGAGCCGTGCGTAGCGCCGTACGACCGGCCCCACGTGGTCCCGGGCATTGCACAGAGGGCTGGTCACGTGATCCTGGAGGACAGGGGGCTGGCTGTCTTGGACGCCAGGGGAACTGAACACCGCCCCAACAAACCCCCGGGGTTTCGACATGTCGTAGGGCCGCTTGCATCGGCCGCCGGCCGGAGGGGCCCCCTCCCTGACCGATCCCATCCCACCTCGCCCCCCTCGTTGGAGGACCGTTCGGTGGACACGTCAGACCTTGAGCAGGGGGCGGTCGAATCGACGGGCCTGGGGGAGATGGACCCAGTGGCAGCCGCCCTCCTCTTCTGCCTGGAGGAGTCCAGGGAGTGCCGGCGGATATCGGACAAGGTGCGCGTGGACGGACGCCGCGTGGACGTCGGCACGCAGACCTTCACCTTCCCGGCGGCCATTTTGGTCACCAACACCAGAGTGGGCGAAATGGCCTCGGCCTCCGCGTGCGACCATGCCGCGCACCAGCTGTCGTGCCCCAGCCCCCTGCGCACACTCCGCCTGGGCCTGGCCCTGGAGagcctggaggtggaggtcccCCACGGGCGCTTCCTCCCGTTCCAGCCCCCCTACCAGCACACCTTCTCCTTCCTGTGCGGCCAGGCCTTCCGCAGGGACCAGTTCTCCTGGCACTCGGCAAACGTCCACGCAGACATCCACGCCGGCCTCAGCGGCTGGATGGAGCACCGCTGCCCCCTGGCGTACTACGGGTGCACCTTCTCCCAGCGCAGGCTGGGCCCCGCCGGCCAGGAGGGCCGGGGGGCAGCCAGGGTGGTCCACGACGGGAGGCTGCAGTCCTTCGGCGTGCGGCCATGCCCCGGCACTCCCCTTCTCCACGATGGCCCGCGGTCGGACCAGCTCACAGGACTTCCCATGGAGATCCTGTGGCACATCGCCGGATTCCTGGACAGCTTCAGTCTGTGCCAGATGTCTGTGGTGTCCCGTGGCATGAGGGACGTGTGTTCCAGTCTGCTCCAGACCAGGGGCGTGGTGGACCTGCAGTGGGAGAGGAGGCTGGGCCCCCAAGGCACCGTCTGCTGGCACGTTAAAAACAAA GTGTGGAGATTCAGCACGGCCTTCAGCGCCGTCACCAAGTGGCGCTTCAGCGACCTGCCCAGCATGTCGGACCACCTCAGGGAATGCCGCTTCAACACGCCGGAGCCCCAGACCGAGCCCGTGCCTCTACCGGCCATGTGCACGGCGCGCGACCGGCAATCCCTCCGGCGCCTGCTTCGCCCCGTGACCCAATGCCACCACGTCACGTGTCCGTCGCCACACGCTTTATGA
- the knstrn gene encoding small kinetochore-associated protein isoform X2, with protein sequence MKEGGNLKPQKENAQRKNAPKVFKGASTRYGQQAELKDQNQLLLVSNEQLQNSLTESQQKVTELGLQFKDLEKENADIQKRLNDCHVLLVAGKIDPVSGDAIAQPSKNQGKEVLNISRDLIKELGNFTDIGTKQLEQLKVFQTAIADLHGEGEHVMQEREDFSLQVLEMEKALEEAEQLLIE encoded by the exons ATGAAAGAGGGGGGTAATCTTAAACCTCAAAAGGAGAACGCTCAAAG GAAAAATGCTCCCAAAGTTTTTAAAGG AGCGTCCACTAGATATGGGCAGCAGGCAGAGCTGAAGGACCAGAACCAGCTTTTGTTGGTTTCGAATGAGCAGCTGCAGAACAGTCTCACGGAGTCCCAG cAAAAAGTTACTGAGCTGGGACTGCAGTTCAAAGACCTGGAGAAGGAAAATGCAGATATCCAGAAACGCCTTAATGACTGTCACGTTCTCCTAGTGGCTGGAAAGATAGACCCAG TTTCAGGTGATGCCATTGCCCAACCTTCTAAAAATCAGGGAAAAGAAGTGTTG AACATATCCAGAGACCTTATAAAAGAACTCGGGAACTTCACCGATATCGGCACAAAGCAACTTGAACAACTAAAA gtATTCCAAACGGCCATAGCAGATCTACATGGAGAAGGAGAACATGTCATGCAGGAAAGAGAGGACTTTTCCCTACAGGTTCTGGAAATGGAAAAAGCCCTTGAAGAAGCTGAGCAACTCTTAATTGAATAA